A genomic stretch from Chitinophaga agri includes:
- a CDS encoding sigma-54-dependent transcriptional regulator, producing the protein MTTPLPGKILIVDDDMDVLRAARLLLKRHFEQVDFERNPQKIPYLVTNFEYDVILLDMNFTRDLSSGKEGFEWLDRILDIRPEVAVVLFTAYGDVEMAVRAIKAGAVDFVLKPWENDKLLATMQAAYNKKHGNKEKGPVAVATPQSDIQIIGSSPAMQEVLDTAARVASTDANVLILGENGTGKDLLARHIHALSLRNKQSFVSVDLGAISETLFESELFGHVKGAFTDAREDRTGRFEEANGGTIFLDELGNISLPLQAKLLTVLQNRAVTRVGSNKSISVDVRLITATNRNIQRMAAEYQFRQDLLYRINTIEIQLPPLRERLEDIVPLAEYFLQKYSTKYKRTVTSIHETLAQQLRQYEWPGNIRELQHAMERAVILCQGKILMPKDVFVKNPVQDQTLNTGYNLEEMERNIITQAMKKCNGNITEAAKELGLSRAALYRRLEKYNI; encoded by the coding sequence ATGACCACACCGTTGCCCGGTAAAATTCTTATTGTAGATGATGACATGGACGTGCTGCGTGCTGCACGTTTATTGTTAAAGCGCCACTTTGAACAGGTGGATTTCGAACGTAATCCGCAAAAGATACCCTACCTCGTTACCAATTTCGAATATGATGTTATTCTCCTGGACATGAACTTCACCCGCGACCTCAGTAGCGGGAAAGAGGGGTTTGAATGGCTGGACCGCATCCTGGACATCAGGCCGGAAGTAGCCGTTGTACTGTTCACCGCCTATGGAGATGTGGAAATGGCAGTAAGGGCTATAAAAGCCGGCGCAGTCGACTTTGTGCTCAAGCCCTGGGAAAATGACAAATTGCTGGCTACCATGCAGGCAGCCTACAATAAGAAGCATGGTAATAAGGAAAAGGGACCGGTTGCAGTGGCCACTCCACAATCGGACATTCAGATCATCGGTAGCAGTCCTGCTATGCAGGAGGTACTCGATACCGCTGCCAGGGTGGCTAGTACCGACGCCAACGTCCTGATCCTGGGAGAAAACGGTACCGGAAAGGACCTTCTTGCCAGACATATACATGCCCTGTCACTCCGTAATAAACAATCATTTGTAAGTGTAGACCTTGGAGCGATCAGTGAAACGCTGTTTGAAAGTGAGCTTTTCGGACATGTGAAAGGCGCCTTTACCGACGCCCGGGAAGACCGTACCGGCCGCTTCGAAGAAGCCAACGGTGGAACGATCTTTCTGGATGAACTGGGAAACATCTCCCTGCCGTTACAGGCCAAACTGCTGACTGTACTCCAGAACAGGGCTGTGACCAGGGTAGGCAGTAATAAATCCATATCGGTGGATGTCAGGCTTATTACGGCCACCAACCGGAATATACAGCGTATGGCTGCCGAATATCAGTTCCGGCAGGACTTACTCTATCGTATCAACACCATAGAGATCCAGCTCCCTCCTTTACGGGAACGTTTGGAAGATATCGTACCACTGGCAGAATATTTCCTTCAGAAATATTCGACAAAATATAAACGCACCGTTACGTCCATCCATGAAACACTGGCACAGCAATTAAGACAGTATGAATGGCCGGGTAATATCCGGGAACTGCAACATGCCATGGAAAGAGCGGTCATTCTGTGCCAGGGTAAGATCCTGATGCCTAAGGACGTGTTTGTGAAGAACCCTGTACAGGACCAGACCCTCAATACCGGTTATAACCTGGAGGAAATGGAACGCAACATCATTACGCAGGCCATGAAAAAATGTAATGGCAATATTACGGAAGCTGCAAAGGAACTGGGATTAAGCAGAGCCGCCCTGTACAGAAGACTGGAAAAATATAACATCTAG
- a CDS encoding efflux RND transporter periplasmic adaptor subunit: MDRKIEKKYWSKKRIALISGGAVVAMLLLYNLIFADHRSKLNVEKDKITISTVSKGTFDQYIAVTAVVLPLKTIRLDAIVGGYVSQKYLEGGSMVKKGDSILRLENQNLMMDFVNHETEIYRLINELQNTRQSLKQNRFTMKQTVANLDYQIEQAKDLYDRTKQLVDEKIVSRQEFNKNKIDYERLVKQRQIEIESQQFQEENAKIQIDRLESTILRTQRNLQMMKDNLSNLVLKAPIDGQLSSVDAEIGSSITSGQNIGQIDDLDGFKMRAEVDEHYISRVFPGLKASFEFNNKSYALSIIKVYPEVKNGRFNVDMKFEKETPEGIRRGQSSPIRLELGKSSSALLLPVGGFFSDTGGNWVYVVDKGGNRAVKRSISLGQKNPQYFEVLEGLQEGEQVITSSYENFGDKEVLVF, encoded by the coding sequence ATGGACAGAAAAATAGAAAAGAAGTACTGGTCTAAAAAGAGGATCGCCCTGATCAGCGGGGGAGCTGTAGTAGCGATGTTACTTCTGTACAATCTGATATTTGCTGATCACCGCTCTAAGTTGAATGTAGAGAAAGACAAGATCACAATATCCACCGTAAGCAAAGGCACCTTTGATCAATATATTGCTGTTACAGCAGTGGTATTACCGCTCAAGACCATCCGCCTCGATGCCATCGTCGGTGGATATGTTAGCCAGAAGTACCTGGAAGGTGGTAGCATGGTCAAGAAAGGCGACAGTATCCTGCGCCTAGAAAACCAGAACCTGATGATGGACTTTGTAAACCATGAAACAGAGATCTACCGCCTGATCAATGAACTGCAGAATACCAGGCAATCACTGAAACAAAACCGTTTTACCATGAAGCAGACGGTCGCTAACCTCGATTATCAGATCGAACAGGCCAAAGACCTGTATGACCGTACCAAACAGCTGGTAGATGAAAAGATCGTTTCCAGACAGGAATTCAATAAGAATAAGATTGATTATGAGCGTCTTGTAAAACAACGGCAGATAGAAATAGAAAGCCAGCAGTTCCAGGAAGAGAACGCCAAAATACAGATAGACCGTCTTGAATCTACCATTCTGCGTACCCAGCGTAACCTTCAGATGATGAAGGATAACCTGAGCAATCTGGTGCTGAAAGCACCTATCGATGGACAGTTGTCTTCTGTTGACGCGGAAATCGGTAGCAGCATCACTTCCGGACAGAACATTGGCCAGATCGATGACCTCGACGGTTTTAAGATGCGCGCTGAAGTAGATGAACACTATATTTCCCGTGTGTTCCCCGGCTTGAAGGCCTCTTTTGAGTTTAATAATAAAAGCTATGCATTGTCCATTATCAAGGTATATCCGGAAGTGAAAAACGGACGCTTTAATGTGGATATGAAGTTTGAAAAAGAAACCCCAGAAGGTATACGCCGCGGACAATCTTCTCCTATCCGTCTGGAACTGGGTAAGTCCTCCTCTGCACTACTGCTTCCGGTAGGTGGTTTCTTCTCTGATACCGGTGGTAACTGGGTATATGTAGTGGATAAGGGTGGAAACAGGGCTGTGAAACGCAGCATATCCCTGGGACAGAAAAACCCTCAGTATTTTGAAGTGCTGGAAGGCTTGCAGGAAGGTGAGCAGGTGATCACCTCTTCCTACGAGAATTTTGGAGACAAAGAGGTTTTAGTATTTTAA
- a CDS encoding ABC transporter permease has protein sequence MISMYITIALRHLAKRKLFSFINIAGLAIGITFSLLIGVYIGEEKLVNGDIKNLPRQYYMQSAWKADNMYMPLITPGALAKGLHDQYPSLVANYYRTFPCSANASYQDKHFRVGMQPGDTTVVSAFGLTMLYGDPNHAFRDNNSIVITEETAMKFFGKANALDEVLTIDTRKDGKKDYTVTGVLKKESRMNSVTTINGFKNEIFLPMQSVDYFAAPDADKDWNNVCMASYLQLQPGVTPAQLDGPIRKLVAMNCNQQLKDNMTIQLVGLDTFHLDTNNGLVRKMIYILAIIAGFVLLMAVINYVNISVGTSMYRLKEIGLRKVFGGKRKQLITQFLAESIVLTGIAAFLSIALYELLRPVFGQILNKTLPHVWSFSGWMVLFYLLLVAGVGLVAGAYPAFVLTASNLLKVLKGKIAVGKGELLFRKASLVLQFSLAILVFVCTLFISRQINYFFKRQLGYNKEQLLVISSVPRQWDSAGLKRVELVRDQMMQQAGVSSATVSFEVPDGMNGGSIPVLPEGAANDAFVNVERLVTDGNYAAAYGLQLQAGRFFTDQDNPLDVVLNETAVKALHLKQGVGEEIRLADSDTKLTVRGVVKDFHFTHIGQKIAPMVILSQETGPMYRYLSVKLKTTDIKKHIAGIEAIWKARYPDSPFDYFFMDEKFQAMYFSETRLSKAADVATALNFVIILLGAVGVVAFSLTRRAKEVGVRKVLGADTRNIIFLFLKEYTVVIIIANLIAWPAAYFIANKWLDEYAYRTSMSVGPFIVAALITFSLTYLLIALQSFRTANASPTGLLRNE, from the coding sequence ATGATCAGCATGTACATCACAATTGCCTTAAGGCACCTTGCCAAACGTAAATTGTTTTCGTTTATCAACATCGCAGGACTGGCCATTGGTATCACGTTCTCTTTGCTTATCGGGGTTTACATAGGCGAGGAGAAACTGGTCAATGGAGACATCAAAAATCTTCCCCGGCAGTACTATATGCAGTCCGCATGGAAGGCTGATAATATGTATATGCCACTGATCACGCCAGGCGCGCTGGCCAAAGGACTGCACGACCAGTACCCCTCCCTGGTGGCCAACTATTACCGTACTTTTCCCTGTTCAGCCAATGCTTCCTACCAGGATAAACATTTCAGGGTAGGTATGCAGCCAGGCGATACTACCGTTGTGTCTGCCTTCGGCCTGACGATGTTGTATGGTGATCCTAATCACGCCTTCCGCGATAACAATTCTATTGTTATCACAGAGGAAACGGCAATGAAATTCTTTGGTAAAGCCAACGCACTGGATGAAGTGCTAACAATAGATACAAGGAAGGACGGCAAAAAGGACTACACTGTTACCGGGGTCCTGAAGAAAGAAAGCCGGATGAATAGTGTCACTACTATCAACGGTTTTAAGAATGAGATCTTTCTGCCTATGCAGAGTGTAGACTACTTTGCTGCCCCTGATGCCGATAAGGACTGGAATAACGTGTGTATGGCCTCCTATCTGCAGCTGCAACCAGGGGTAACTCCCGCGCAGCTGGATGGACCTATCCGTAAACTGGTGGCTATGAACTGCAACCAGCAGCTGAAAGACAATATGACCATTCAGCTGGTCGGATTGGATACGTTCCATCTCGATACCAACAATGGACTCGTAAGGAAAATGATCTATATTCTAGCTATCATAGCGGGCTTTGTACTGCTGATGGCGGTGATCAATTATGTGAATATCAGTGTGGGTACTTCCATGTACCGACTGAAAGAGATCGGTTTGCGTAAAGTGTTTGGTGGCAAACGTAAGCAGCTGATCACACAATTCCTCGCTGAGTCGATCGTACTCACCGGCATAGCGGCCTTTCTTTCCATTGCGCTTTATGAATTACTCCGTCCGGTATTCGGACAGATACTCAACAAAACGTTACCCCATGTATGGTCTTTTTCCGGATGGATGGTATTGTTTTATTTGCTGCTGGTCGCAGGAGTCGGATTAGTAGCCGGTGCTTATCCCGCTTTTGTCCTGACAGCCAGCAATCTGCTGAAAGTACTGAAAGGGAAGATCGCTGTAGGTAAAGGCGAGCTGCTTTTCAGAAAGGCGTCTCTCGTACTACAGTTTTCCCTGGCTATTCTGGTGTTTGTGTGTACCCTGTTCATTTCCAGGCAGATCAATTATTTCTTTAAAAGGCAGCTGGGATATAACAAGGAACAACTCCTGGTGATCTCTTCCGTACCGCGTCAATGGGATAGTGCAGGACTGAAAAGAGTGGAACTGGTAAGAGATCAGATGATGCAACAGGCAGGTGTAAGCAGTGCTACGGTATCATTCGAAGTCCCCGATGGCATGAATGGGGGTAGTATACCCGTGTTGCCTGAAGGTGCTGCTAATGACGCTTTCGTCAATGTCGAGAGACTGGTGACCGATGGTAATTATGCAGCTGCCTACGGATTACAGCTACAGGCAGGACGTTTTTTCACCGATCAGGATAATCCGTTAGATGTTGTACTTAATGAGACCGCTGTTAAAGCGTTACACCTGAAACAGGGCGTCGGAGAAGAAATACGCCTTGCTGATAGTGATACCAAACTGACAGTAAGAGGTGTCGTGAAAGATTTTCACTTTACACATATAGGACAGAAGATCGCCCCGATGGTGATCTTAAGCCAGGAGACTGGTCCGATGTACCGCTATCTGAGCGTTAAATTAAAAACGACTGATATTAAAAAGCATATCGCCGGTATCGAAGCTATCTGGAAAGCCCGTTATCCTGATTCTCCATTTGACTATTTCTTTATGGATGAGAAGTTCCAGGCAATGTATTTCAGTGAAACCCGCCTGAGCAAAGCTGCGGATGTAGCAACTGCGCTGAACTTTGTGATCATATTACTGGGGGCTGTCGGTGTAGTCGCTTTCAGCCTTACACGCAGGGCAAAAGAGGTAGGTGTGAGAAAGGTACTGGGTGCAGATACCCGCAATATCATCTTCCTGTTCCTGAAAGAATATACCGTCGTGATCATCATCGCTAATCTGATAGCCTGGCCGGCTGCCTATTTTATTGCCAATAAGTGGCTCGATGAATATGCCTATCGTACAAGTATGAGTGTGGGACCTTTTATCGTCGCAGCGCTCATCACCTTCAGCTTAACCTATTTACTGATCGCGTTACAAAGTTTCCGTACAGCAAATGCCAGCCCTACCGGCTTGCTGAGGAATGAATAA
- a CDS encoding lysoplasmalogenase — protein sequence MQGRSVFNILYAVTLFVHLLAIVFHLEVLSYASKFLLSFILVIQFILGTEGVPSVFRVPMVAALFLTGFGDIFLLFSDQYPLFFTFALATFGVSLLAYIAFFLKIRYSNYPLPRCQWAFIIGMQAAIIAFMFFIMPYLGSMTIPVLGFAIIASVMLQAVKHAFRLKEQPSGWYALAGAGLYIISCALIAIHHFYHPMETGPFFIVLTYGLAQWGLVLGGLLYLRMRRGYATQ from the coding sequence ATGCAAGGAAGAAGTGTCTTTAACATCTTATATGCCGTCACGTTATTTGTTCACCTGCTAGCCATCGTGTTCCATCTGGAAGTACTGTCTTACGCATCCAAGTTCCTGCTGTCATTTATACTGGTTATACAGTTTATTCTGGGAACAGAGGGTGTGCCTTCGGTTTTCCGGGTTCCTATGGTGGCCGCACTTTTCCTGACAGGATTTGGTGATATTTTCCTGCTTTTCTCTGATCAGTATCCCCTCTTTTTCACTTTTGCACTGGCCACATTCGGCGTGTCATTACTTGCGTACATTGCCTTTTTCCTGAAGATCAGGTATTCTAACTACCCACTCCCCCGTTGTCAGTGGGCATTTATCATTGGAATGCAGGCAGCTATTATTGCTTTTATGTTCTTCATAATGCCTTATCTGGGATCCATGACAATACCAGTACTGGGGTTTGCGATCATTGCCTCCGTAATGCTGCAGGCGGTGAAACATGCGTTCAGGCTAAAAGAACAACCGTCAGGATGGTATGCCCTGGCAGGGGCTGGGCTATATATCATATCCTGTGCGCTTATCGCGATCCATCACTTCTATCACCCCATGGAGACAGGTCCTTTCTTTATCGTATTGACCTATGGACTGGCGCAATGGGGACTGGTACTGGGCGGGCTACTCTACCTGCGCATGCGCAGGGGTTATGCTACGCAATAA
- the nadB gene encoding L-aspartate oxidase — MKQTDFLVIGSGIAGLTYALKVAAACPDKKITIITKSREDETNTKYAQGGVAVVNDLENDSFEKHIEDTLIAGDGLCNEAIVEIVVKEGPERVNEIIEWGANFDKNSSGDFSLGKEGGHSEFRVIHYKDVTGKEIERALLDAVHKQPNIELVTHCFVVDLITQHHLGYLITKSTPDIECYGVYVLNLLTNKIEKVLSSITVLATGGNGQVYRSTTNPTIATGDGVAMVYRAKGRIENMEFIQFHPTALYQPGVNNAFLITEAVRGDGGILRNIHGEDFMHKYDPRLSLAPRDIVARAIDSEMKITGTEYVYLDCRHMDMQKFIHHFPNIYDKCLESGIDVQRDMIPVAPAAHYSCGGIKVNEYGRTSINNLYACGECSSTGLHGANRLASNSLLEAMVFAHRCYLDSIEKINTISFEAKVPDWNAGGTTAPKEMILITQSLKELKQIMSDYLGIVRTNERMQRASRRLDILHEETEQLYERTEVSPQLCELRNLITVGYLIVKGASFRKESRGLHFNTDYPQKSALVQNIVL, encoded by the coding sequence ATGAAACAAACAGATTTCTTAGTAATTGGTTCCGGTATAGCAGGATTGACCTATGCCCTCAAGGTTGCGGCCGCATGTCCTGACAAGAAAATTACCATCATCACCAAATCGCGTGAAGACGAGACCAATACAAAATATGCACAGGGTGGAGTAGCCGTAGTGAACGACCTCGAGAATGACAGCTTTGAAAAGCATATCGAAGACACACTGATTGCCGGCGACGGCCTGTGTAACGAGGCAATTGTGGAAATCGTTGTAAAAGAAGGTCCGGAACGTGTCAATGAGATCATTGAATGGGGCGCCAACTTTGATAAAAATTCTTCAGGCGACTTTTCACTGGGTAAAGAAGGCGGTCATTCCGAATTTCGCGTGATCCACTATAAGGATGTCACTGGTAAGGAAATTGAACGCGCCCTGCTGGATGCGGTACACAAACAGCCCAATATCGAACTGGTCACACATTGTTTCGTAGTTGACCTTATCACCCAGCACCACCTCGGCTATCTCATTACAAAATCTACTCCTGACATAGAATGTTATGGTGTATATGTGCTGAACCTGCTGACCAATAAGATCGAAAAGGTATTAAGCAGTATCACTGTGCTGGCTACCGGCGGTAACGGACAGGTGTACCGTAGTACTACCAATCCGACCATTGCTACCGGTGACGGTGTAGCCATGGTATACCGTGCAAAAGGCAGGATCGAGAATATGGAATTTATCCAGTTCCATCCTACCGCCCTGTATCAGCCAGGCGTCAATAATGCCTTCCTGATCACGGAAGCAGTACGTGGCGATGGCGGTATCTTACGCAACATACATGGAGAGGATTTCATGCATAAGTATGATCCACGTCTGTCTCTGGCACCACGTGATATTGTGGCAAGAGCGATTGACAGTGAGATGAAAATAACCGGTACCGAGTACGTATACCTGGATTGCCGGCATATGGACATGCAGAAGTTCATACACCACTTTCCAAACATTTATGATAAATGCCTGGAATCGGGTATAGATGTACAGAGAGACATGATACCGGTAGCGCCAGCTGCACACTATAGCTGTGGCGGTATTAAAGTGAACGAATACGGCCGTACGTCCATCAATAACCTGTATGCCTGCGGAGAATGTTCCAGCACAGGTTTACATGGGGCCAACAGACTTGCATCCAATTCATTACTGGAGGCAATGGTATTTGCACATCGTTGTTATTTAGACAGTATTGAGAAAATAAATACCATCTCATTTGAAGCGAAGGTACCTGACTGGAATGCCGGCGGCACCACTGCTCCCAAAGAAATGATCCTCATCACCCAGAGCCTGAAAGAGCTGAAGCAGATCATGAGTGACTATCTTGGTATCGTGCGTACAAATGAACGTATGCAGCGCGCGAGCCGCAGGCTTGACATTCTGCATGAAGAGACGGAGCAGTTGTACGAGAGAACAGAAGTATCTCCTCAGCTATGTGAATTAAGAAACCTGATCACTGTTGGCTATCTCATTGTAAAGGGAGCTTCATTCCGTAAAGAAAGCCGCGGTTTACATTTTAATACAGACTATCCTCAGAAGAGCGCCCTTGTACAGAATATTGTGTTATAG
- a CDS encoding lysophospholipid acyltransferase family protein: MYYLLLAFMYGISILPLWLLYRISDVLYLIIYYVVGYRRSVVFENLKQAFPEKNKQEITQLAKKYYLNLTDMMVETVKLLTISPKELQRRFICDLRVLHDLYNRGKSCQMHLGHNFNWEWANLFCMQGVNYPFLVVYMPLTSKVGDRVFRHFREKFGSTLLPANDIKNSMLPWMDKQYLIALVADQNPGNPRRSYWVPFLNKMTAFYKGPEMTARRNNIPVVFVDIRKTRRGYYHATLKLAFEEPAAVPEGTITEAFVRFLEGNIREQPEVWVWSHRRWKHEYREEQKG; this comes from the coding sequence ATGTATTATTTGTTACTGGCATTTATGTACGGCATTTCAATATTGCCGCTATGGTTATTATATCGCATAAGTGATGTTTTATACCTGATCATTTATTACGTTGTTGGTTATCGCAGATCGGTTGTATTTGAGAACCTGAAGCAGGCATTTCCTGAAAAGAACAAGCAGGAGATCACACAGCTTGCAAAGAAGTATTATCTCAATCTGACAGATATGATGGTGGAAACAGTCAAACTGCTGACCATCAGCCCAAAGGAATTACAACGCCGCTTTATATGCGATCTGCGTGTACTGCACGACCTGTATAACAGGGGGAAGAGCTGCCAGATGCACCTCGGACATAACTTCAACTGGGAATGGGCTAATCTGTTCTGTATGCAGGGCGTGAATTATCCTTTCCTGGTAGTATATATGCCATTGACCAGTAAGGTCGGCGACAGGGTATTCAGGCATTTCCGTGAGAAGTTCGGTAGTACATTATTACCTGCCAATGATATCAAGAACAGCATGTTGCCCTGGATGGACAAACAATACCTGATCGCATTGGTAGCCGATCAGAATCCCGGTAATCCAAGGCGAAGTTACTGGGTGCCCTTCCTGAATAAAATGACCGCGTTTTATAAGGGTCCGGAAATGACGGCACGTAGAAATAATATTCCTGTTGTATTTGTGGATATCCGTAAAACCAGGCGCGGTTATTACCACGCCACCTTAAAACTTGCTTTCGAAGAACCAGCAGCAGTACCAGAGGGAACAATTACAGAAGCGTTTGTGAGATTTCTGGAAGGGAATATCAGGGAACAACCTGAGGTATGGGTGTGGAGCCACAGAAGGTGGAAACATGAGTACAGAGAGGAACAAAAAGGCTGA
- a CDS encoding sensor histidine kinase, with the protein MNKFSVNILLRIILLTVSTIASVWVWSVLGAFPGIAMAILICMQIYGMYYYINRVNRKLTLFLESIRYEDFSIRFSADNKLGKSFQALNHQFNEVLEAFRQTRAEKEANLKYIDTIVQHISIGVLSFDTEGRIELINPAAFRLLGIYRLRNISELKNTHPGLAEYLLEIRSGSKLLYRTRQEQQLSIHAASVRLQGRLIKLISLQNIHAELQQKELEAWQNLTKILRHEIMNSVTPIVSLIGTMQDIVEQDISPEAAQKEAIADLQEALETIKSRSKGIMNFVNAYRDYTTLPKPQFTHVNVKELITGVSSLLQPELKQAGIYYHYEIESSGTEIHADVAQLQMVMINLIKNAMDALEQTPTPSIEVKATMNSPNQLHIEIIDNGPGIDAEAMNKIFIPFYTTKKKGSGIGLSLSQQIIQSHGGQLKVSRSGNNGTTFSVLLPVS; encoded by the coding sequence ATGAACAAGTTCAGTGTCAATATATTACTGCGTATCATCCTGCTTACCGTCAGCACAATTGCCAGTGTGTGGGTATGGTCTGTGCTGGGCGCCTTCCCTGGCATTGCCATGGCCATCCTTATATGTATGCAGATATATGGCATGTACTACTATATTAACCGGGTAAACAGGAAACTCACCCTGTTCCTGGAGTCTATCCGGTATGAAGACTTTTCGATCAGGTTCAGTGCTGATAATAAACTGGGTAAGAGTTTCCAGGCACTGAACCACCAGTTCAATGAAGTACTGGAAGCTTTCCGGCAAACCAGGGCTGAAAAAGAGGCGAACCTGAAATATATTGATACGATCGTTCAGCATATCAGCATCGGCGTACTGTCATTTGATACGGAAGGGCGTATTGAACTCATTAACCCTGCCGCCTTCCGGTTACTGGGCATTTACCGGCTGAGGAATATTTCTGAGCTGAAAAACACCCACCCGGGGTTAGCAGAATATCTGCTGGAGATACGTTCCGGCAGCAAATTACTATACCGCACACGACAGGAACAGCAATTATCGATTCATGCCGCCAGTGTAAGGCTGCAGGGCCGGTTGATCAAGCTGATCTCGCTGCAGAACATTCATGCCGAGCTGCAACAAAAAGAACTGGAAGCATGGCAGAATCTGACCAAGATACTCCGTCATGAGATCATGAACTCCGTCACGCCTATTGTATCGCTGATAGGCACCATGCAGGATATCGTAGAGCAGGACATTTCTCCGGAGGCGGCCCAGAAAGAGGCCATTGCCGATTTACAGGAAGCCCTGGAAACCATTAAGAGCCGGAGCAAGGGTATTATGAACTTTGTCAACGCTTACAGGGATTATACGACATTGCCTAAACCACAGTTCACCCATGTTAATGTGAAAGAACTGATCACTGGAGTAAGCAGTTTGCTGCAGCCGGAGTTAAAGCAGGCAGGTATTTATTACCACTACGAGATTGAGTCTTCAGGAACGGAGATCCATGCGGATGTAGCCCAGCTGCAGATGGTGATGATCAATCTGATCAAAAACGCCATGGATGCACTGGAACAGACGCCCACACCTTCCATAGAGGTAAAGGCGACCATGAATAGCCCTAATCAGCTGCATATTGAGATCATTGATAATGGTCCGGGTATTGATGCAGAAGCAATGAATAAGATCTTTATACCTTTCTATACTACCAAGAAAAAAGGCAGTGGTATTGGTTTGAGCCTTTCACAGCAGATCATACAATCGCATGGCGGGCAACTGAAAGTGAGTCGTTCCGGCAACAATGGCACCACCTTTTCAGTATTACTTCCTGTAAGCTGA
- a CDS encoding ABC transporter ATP-binding protein: MIRTVNLQKIFTTEEIETSALNGINMEVKDGEFVAIMGPSGCGKSTLLNILGLLDNPSGGEYHFWDHEVARMSERQRAQLRKGSIGFVFQSFNLIDELTVFENVELPLLYLKVPASERKEKVEKVLERMNIMHRRNHFPQQLSGGQQQRVAIARAVVANPKMILADEPTGNLDSTNGEEVMKLLQELNEAGTTMIMVTHSPYDAGFAHRVINLFDGRVVTENIKEQFHV; the protein is encoded by the coding sequence ATGATACGTACAGTCAATCTGCAAAAGATTTTTACTACGGAAGAAATAGAAACCTCCGCGCTGAATGGAATTAATATGGAAGTGAAGGATGGTGAGTTTGTTGCTATCATGGGCCCATCAGGTTGTGGTAAATCCACCCTGCTCAACATCCTGGGACTGCTGGACAATCCAAGTGGTGGTGAATACCATTTCTGGGATCACGAAGTAGCCCGTATGAGCGAACGCCAGCGTGCACAACTCAGGAAAGGTTCTATCGGATTTGTGTTCCAGAGCTTCAACCTGATCGATGAACTGACTGTATTTGAAAACGTGGAACTGCCATTGTTATACCTGAAAGTACCTGCCAGCGAAAGAAAGGAAAAGGTAGAGAAGGTACTCGAGCGTATGAATATAATGCATCGCCGTAACCACTTCCCGCAACAGTTATCCGGTGGTCAGCAGCAGCGTGTGGCGATTGCCCGTGCTGTAGTGGCTAACCCGAAGATGATCCTGGCGGATGAGCCTACCGGTAACCTGGATTCTACTAACGGAGAAGAAGTAATGAAACTCCTGCAGGAACTGAATGAAGCAGGTACTACCATGATCATGGTGACCCACAGCCCGTATGATGCTGGTTTTGCTCATCGTGTGATCAACCTGTTTGACGGCCGTGTCGTAACTGAAAATATTAAAGAGCAGTTCCACGTATAG